From the genome of Mycoplasma crocodyli MP145:
GAAAAAGCAAATCCTATTTTAGAAGAACTTAAAGAACAAAAAAAACAAATTGATATTTATGATAACCTAACAAAAAATGAAAAAAAACTAGTTGATTCAGTTATATTAGCTATATATGATGGAACAATATTCGATATGCTTTTAGATGGCTTAGAAAAAACTATAACTACTTATAATGGTAGCAATTTTTTAGATATATACAATAAATCCTTAGATGATGTAGCTATAAAATTGGGTGCAAAATCATTTCATGAACTCGTTACTGTTGCCGTTTCTCTCATTGATAATGTTGTTGATTCTGAAATCGAAAATAACAATAATGGTATAAAAACAAAAGATATTGATGACTTGTTTGATGGTTTTTCAGATGGGACTAATTTTAAAGAATTAGAAGATGTTCTTAAAAATTTGAAGGTTGAAGAATTAACTGAGATTTCAAAAACGATAAAACCTATATTTGATACACTGAAAACAGTAATTAGAGCACAAGTTGAAACTATAAAAGAAGAAGCAAAAAAGAAAGGTTTAAGCAAAACCTTTAATGAAACAGTAAAAAACAAATTGAATGTACTTGAAAAAGAATTAAATAAAGTAAAATAATTTGTTAAAGTGTTGGTTAAACCAACATTTTTTCATGAAAATCATTTTCTTTATTTTGCTTATTTATAGTATTTTTAGTATAATCATAATGTTATAAAAAATAATAAAGGAAAAAAATGAAATTAAATAAATTTATTTTATCAGGCGCTGTTTTAGTCTCTGGTGTAGCTGCTATAGCAGTGTCAGTATCTTGTGCTAGTTCAAGAGAAAAAAAGATTGATAAACTAATAGCTCGTGCCGAAAAACTTGGCCAACCAGGAGTATTAATAGTTTCTTCTTTAAAGAAAGAAAAAGATGGATTAAAAGAGTATGACAAAGCTACTTCTGAAGAAAAGAAGGAACTTAATGCTGCAACCAAATTATTAACAGGCAAGACATTACTAGAACATCTAGATGATGAATTGGCTAGAATGGAAAAGGAAATTGCTGAGCTGGAAAAAGCTAAGTAAAAAATAAGCAGTTTACTTATTTTTAGTATTATTAATAAGTAAAGGAATATATGAATTTAAAGAAAAAAATATTATTAGGTTCAATATCGTCTGCATCAATAGCTACTGTTGCTTTAACGGCTTCTTGTAGTCTTACTATTGGCGGAAGAATTGAAGACCTAGGAAAAAGAATGGATAAATTAACCGGAATTAAAGCACTTGCAATTCCTGGTCTGAAAATCACATTAAGTGCAATTAAATTGCAATATGAAGCTTATGACAAGTCTTCTAAAGAAGAAAAAGAAACTTTAGATAAAACTTCTAAAGGTTTAACTGGTAAATCAGTCTTAGATAACATCACATTACAACTAGATGGTCTTGAAAAATCTTTAAAAGAAATTGAGGCAGGCAAATAAATGAGTAGAAGATCTGTAAAAGTAGAAGGACAAACTTCATACGTTTCGAGAAATACATTTGATTTGATAATTTATAACTTAGCTATATTGATATTCTTAATATTAGCATTAGTTATGAGATACATATTTACTGGATATTTCTTAGATTCAACAGTTGGATTATGAACAACAATGATTTTGTGAGGATTTGTTGTTACATTATTTTTGATCAAATCATGAGGAAGTAGAGCACTTAAATTATTCAATTGAATATATTTATCGCTGTTTGGATTAGCACTATTATGAATGATTATTTTTACAATAATCATAAGTGCAAAATCAAGCGTAGACATAAGAGCGTTATATATATCGTATTTTGCTTTAATGCTAACTTTTTATGTATTATCAACAACATTATTGGTTATCCTACTTGTTAGAATAAAAAAATAAACAAAAAAGACCAACTGGTCTTTTTTTAATTAAAATTGTTGTGGTCTAAGAAGCTTTTAAATTATATTTTTTTATAACCCAAAAATTAATTTTAATAAATTTTAAGGTAAAAAATGAAAGTATTACTCAAAACATAACAAAGATACAAGAGTTTAAATAAAGATCAAACAATTGAGCATATTTTATCTCAAACTCCGGCAAAAAGAATGCTTAGATATCTTCAAAGAAACCTAGTGATTTAAATAATTTAGGAAATTTATCTTTGTAATCTTAAAAAAACAACACAACTTTGCATGTTGCTTTTTTAAAAAATATCATTTAGTATTTGTTAGAATATTATTGACGGAGGATGAATGGATATATCAGCAAGAAGAGCAAGAAATGCCGCTCTTATAAATATTTTACTAGAAATATTTTTCATGTTTTTTGGGTTGACAACCTTTCTAATAGCAAAGTTTGTTGAGAATAAAAAAGTAGGTGAAATATTTAATTATGTTTCACTTGGATTATTTGTTTTATGAATAGTTTTCTTTATTATTCTTTTAACAAGAACCAGAGATTTTAAATTTCTTTTTTGACAAAGAGTAACCTATATTTTAGGTTTCGTACTATTGATATCTTTTTCGGTTTTGGTTGTTATTTTTTACAAAAAAATACCGGAAAATGTTTTAGAGTGAATCCCTTTAATTGGTTTAATAGTTTCTTGATTATTTTATCTTATTACAATATCTGTATTGATTGTTATGAGAACCAAAATCAAAAAAACGTTTTCTCAAACAGTCTAAGACAAAGTCCATTATGGACTTTTATTTTTTTAAATCTATGTATATTTGTATAGCAATAGTTGTTTAATGCAACTTTAAAAAAAGTATAAAGAAAAAACACAAGTAGTTTTTGAACTTATGTTTTTAAAATTATCACTGTTTGCTTTTTTTATTTAAAAGTTGTAAGAAAAAAGATATTTCAAAATTAAAACAAAGTGCAATATGTAGATAATAATTTTTTATGTTTAATACAAAAAAGTTTTTTGCTTTTTACAAAATAAAACACTGTTTTGATTTTAATTTATAATTTTTGCTAAGTATAATTGTTTTTTCCCTTTATGGATTATTGCAAATTTATTTGAAAACAGTTTTGAATGGACAAGCGTTTGATCATTGACTGGTTCTTGATTTAATTTTAAAGAGTTTGTTGTTATGAATTCTCTTGCTTCTCTTTTTGAAGAAACAACTTTAATTCTAATTAATTCATCAACAAGATTTTGACCTTTTTTAATTTCAATAAGTTCTACACCGTCCTTCATTATTTCAATATCATCTATTGTTAATGTATTAACATCAAGATTTTTATCGAATAGAATACTTGTTAATTTTTTTGCTTTTTCAGCATCGTTTTTTGAGTGAACATCAGAAACCACAGTAAAAGCTAATACCTCTTGTGCATAGTGTAATTTAGCATTTTCATTATGCTTATTAATTATTTTATTAATTTCATTTATATCGATTAATGTTAATCATTTCAATAATTTTTCAACCTCAGAATCAGGTTGATTTAAAAGGAATTGATATAAGTTATAAGGTGAATTCATTTCTTTGTCTAATCACAAACTTCCTCCACCTGTTGATTTACCAAATTTGTTTCCTGAACTATCTGTAAGTAAGTTTAAGGCTACTGCAACAGCCTTGTTTTCACTTTTTAATTTATTTATTATTTCAAGTCCTGCTGTTAAGTTTCCTCATTGGTCCGAACCACCACATTGAACTTCAACTTGCTCATCAACATTTAATTTGTAAAAGTCATAACCTTGAATAAGTTGATAAGAAAACTCAGTAAAACTAAGACCTCTTTCAATCCTTGAAGCTACTGAATCCTTGGCCAACATATAAGAAACATTAAGCAATTTACCAACATTTCTAAGAAAATCAAGCACTGACATGTTTTTATAAAAATCATAATTATCAACTACTTGAAGTCCAAACTTCTCGAGTTGTCTTCTTATTTTTGTTTTATTTTCAAGCACTGTTTTTTCATCTAATAAACTTCTTTCAGAATCTTTAAATGAAGGATCACCAATCATTCCGGTTGCTCCACCTATTAAAGCATAAGGTTTAAAACCGTATTTTTTAAATCTTAATAAATTTAAAATAACTATATAGTTTCCTAAATGCAAAGACTTTGCTGTTGGATCAAATCCAGAATAAACTCTTGGTTCACCCTTTAACGATAAAAACTTTTCTTCATTTGAAATATTATTTAAAATACCTCTTGCTTTTAAATCATCTAATATATTCATCTTAACTCCTATAGTTCAAATTCTAAACCGATTTGATTTTCTTTACCAAAAATCAAACCTTCTTTTTTAATTCCAAGTGTCTCATACCCACTTAACATTCCAAAACTTTTAACACCAATTAAAACACCTTCATCAACAACCATTCCTGTAAAAACTTTTGAACCAGGCAAGGCACAAACAAGAACCTTTCCTTCTGTTGAATCTAAAGTATTTGTTACTAATTGAATAACTTCATTTGTATGTACATTTATTAATAAATCCAAAACAAAAAGTTTTTCGCTTTTTGGGTGTATAGTTCTTTTTAATACTTTTGCATATATAAACTTAGTTTTGTTTTGAAATTTAAATTTGGAATTTTTTGATAATAATATACCCATTATTTTTTGAAAATCTTCTTGATTAACAGAACTAAAATTATTTTTAAAATTAACATTTAACTTGTTTGTATTAAATAAATTTATTGAATGAACTTGAAAATTATTGTCACAAAAAACCACAAAATTTTCATATTTAAGCTCTTGCTCTATCTTTATTTTTTCGTCGACCGACACAATAGTTGTATTGTCGAAATTATTTATTAATGTATGTTGGATAATCATAGTTATATTATATATAACAGAATAAAAAAATAAAACAAAATCATATCAATAAAATTACTTAATATGAATATTATATTGAATAATTTTATTGATATTAAAAGAATTTTCATTTTGAACATAATTTTTAATTTTTAACAAATCTTAATTTTTGTCTATTATAATAATACTATGAAAAAATTAGCAATAGTAGTAGATTCGTCTTGTGGTTTAACAAAGGATGAAGTAGAAAAATTAGGATGATATTTTATTCCTATTCACATAGAAATAGATAACAAGTTATATGATGATGGAATCAATATTAACTCAAATAACCTGTTTGATATTTTTGGACCTAACTCTGATAAAGCTAAAACTAGTTCAACTAAATTAGGTATTGTAATTGACTTAATTGAAAAGTTACAAAAAGAATATGAAAATATTTTGATTTATCCTATTAGTATGCACTTATCAGGTCAATTTCAAGCACTTAAAGTTCTTGAAAAAGATTATTCTAATTTACATATTGTTAAATCTCTTAATATATCTCAGTTGATAGTACTAGAACTTCTTGAATTTGAAAAGAAACTTAATGAAGGCGGTAATTTACAGGAATTATTATTAAGTCTTGATCAACCAAAAAAACAAAGCATTTCATTAATGCCTAAATATAATGACTTTTTAGTTAAAGGTGGTAGACTTTCGCCAGGTGCAGCAACATTAGCCAAACTCTTTAAAATCATTCCAATCATAAAATTTGAAGAAGGTAAATTACTTAAAGAAGGTAAAGGAAGGGTTTTCATGAAAACGGTCCTTAACATTCTAAAAGAAAAACATGATGCTTTAGTAAAAAATAAGCATGTTAAAGAGTTTGAGTTAATTCTTCTTCATTCAAATAATAGTGAAATTGATTTTATAGAAGAAGAGGCAACAAAAATTTATAATCAAAAACCAAAAATTTTAAAAATTCCAAGCACTGTTTCCATACACACAGGTCCAGAGGCAATTGTGATAATCACATTACCTTATAAATCAAATGTTTTGGATAAACTTTATTAATGAAACAAATTATTAATGTTGAAAATTTCAACATTTTTTAATTATTTTTTTATATATTTCATTAATACAATAAAAATATAATATCTTTATATTTGTATATAATTTTAATATAAGAAAATATATTAGAAAGGGTTACAATGTCATCTAACACTTCACAAGTAAGTAGAAACTCCAGTGAGGAGTGTTCTAACCAAATAACGATATGAATGAGAATTAAAAAATCAGCTTTTATTGCAATGATTTTTACAATCATATTTTTATTAATAGCTGTTGCTGCAGTAAGTTTTTATGTATTTGTTTATATTAAAAAAAATACTATTAATGTCGAAACAATAGGATTGGTATTTTTGAATACAGCAATTACCAAAGTTCCTTATTATGATCAAATATTAACATATGCTGTACCTCTTGTGGTTATAGTTTTCTTGTTAATGATGTTTTCAATACACAAAAAAGTAAGTTTTCTAAATATTTTGTTATTGATTATAGGACTTGTTTTGGTTTTGGCTTCATGTTCAATTGAAGCGCTTATGAACATATCCAAAATTAAAGGTATAGCTATTTTAAATACTATATGAACAAAATATAATTGATTTTTATCAAGCACAGGAGTTGTTGTAATAACAATTTTAATATACCTTATTACTGTCTTAAAGTTTATAAAAGCAAAGAAAGAATTAAGTGCTTGAAGGATGGCGCTTCATGAAGTTGTTGCCTATGAAAAAGCCGAAAAAGAAAAAATTAATAATTTCCTTAAATATCAAGCACAAACTCAAACCATAAATCAAGATGTATATAACCAAATGGCAGCCAATCAAGAGGCTTATAATAAATCTGTGGCTGCAGCTCAAGAAAATGAGTTAGAAAAACTAAGACGTAAAAAAAGAGAACTTGAACTTGAAAAAGAAAGAAAAGACATAGAAACTTTAACTAAAGAAATCAATTTTAAACAAACTATTGTTGAAACAAAAACTGAAACGTCAAAAGCGGCAACCAACAATACTACAAATGATAAATGGAACTTATAACTACTTATTTAAAAAGACAAGTGAAACTTGTCTTTTTAAATAAAAAAATGAATTTTATTATTTAACAACTTTTGCATTATAATATTTTTACTATGGCAGCAGATAATAACACATATACAGCAAAAAATATAACTCAATTAAAAGGTCTAGAAGCAGTTAGAAAAAGACCAGGAATGTACATTGGTTCAACTGATGTAAATGGTCTTCATCACCTTGTTTGAGAAATAGTTGATAACTCAATAGATGAGTCGTTAGCGGGTTATGCTAACAAAATAATATTAACTTTGAAGGAAGATGGTTCAGTAATTATTGAAGATAATGGTCGTGGAATCCCAGTCGGTAAAGTGGATGCAACTAGAAGTGCAGTGGAGTTAGTTTTCACCGAATTGCATGCTGGTGGAAAGTTTAATGAAGGAGCTTATAAAACAAGTGGTGGGCTTCATGGTGTTGGTTCATCAGTTGTTAATGCACTTTCTACAAAATTAATGGTTACAGTTTATCGTGATGGTTTTGAATATCTAACCGAGTTTAAACAAGATAAAATAATTCAAAAAACACATAAAGTTGGGCCAACAAGAAAAGTTGGAACGATAGTTCAGTTTTGACCAGACTATGATTTTTTCAAACAAGCAAAATTAAATTATGAAGTTATCAGTGAAAGACTTAAAGAAAGCTCGTTTTTAATATCGGGTCTTGAGATAAAAATAATTGATGAAAAAACAAAGAGTGAAGAGATCTTTAAGCATGTTGATGGAATTGCTGCATTTTTAGGATTTTTAAATGATAGTAAAAATGCAATAACACAACCAATAACCTTTTCAGATGTTAAAAAAGAAATTGAAGTAGACTTTGGATTTCAATACACAGACTCATATAATGAGTTAATTGTTAGTTTCGTTAATAATGTTAAAACTAGAGATGGTGGTACTCATGAAACTGGACTTAAAACAGCATTAACAAAAGTATTTAATGATTTTGGTACTGATGAAGGTGTTTTAAAAAATAGAAATGTTTTTGATCCAAGTGATATAAGAGAAGGATTAACTGTTATTCTTTCTCTTAAAGTTCCTGAAAAACACCTTGAATTTGTCGGTCAAACAAAAGATAAGCTAGGGACACCAGAGGCCAAAAATATAGTAGAGGAATTAGTAACAAAACATCTTAAATTATGAATAGCTGAAAATAAACAATTAGCAAAAAAAGTTCTTGAAAAAATAAAGAGAGCTTACGAAATTAGAAACGAAGAAAAAAAGCAAAGACAAGAGTTAAGAAAAACAAAATCTATATTAAAAGACAAGCCTATTTTATCTGATAAATTAACACCTGCACAAAGCAAAAAACCAGAAGAAAAAGAATTGTTTTTAGTAGAGGGTGATTCGGCTGGTGGTAGTGCTAAGAGTGGAAGAGATAGAAGATATCAAGCTATTTTACCACTAAGAGGAAAAGTAATTAATGTTGAAAAATCTAAACTTATTGATATTCTTAAAAATACAGAAATAGGAACAATAATTAACTCGATCGGAGCCGGCTACGGTAAAGAATTTGACTTAACCAAAGCACAATACGGAAAAATTATAATAATGACCGATGCTGATACTGATGGTGCTCATATTCAAATATTATTACTAACTTTCCTATATAGATATATGAAACCACTCATAGAAGATGGAAGAGTTTTTATTGCACTTCCACCTCTTTATAAAGCGCTTAATAAATCTAAAAATGTTTCAAAATATGCTTGAGATGAACTTGAATTAAAAGCCATCATTTCTAAGGCGGGAAGTTGAGAAATTCAACGTTACAAAGGACTTGGTGAAATGAACGCTGACCAACTTTGAGAAACAACAATGAACCCAGAAACGAGAAGTATTGTTAAAGTAACAATTGATGATATTACACTTTCTGAAAGAAGAGTAAGTACATTAATGGGTAACAACGCCTCACTAAGAAAAAACTGAATTGATAGACATGTTGATTTTTCAAACGAAGACGAATTTGAAATGATTAATAAATAATAAAAACTTAATAAAAAAATATTGGAACATTCCAATGTTTTTTTATTATTTTCAGAATCAAATTGTTGTTTCAAAATCTGATTGATCAAATCCGTAAAGTTGCATACTTACTTTTAATTTAATAGAAACTTTTATATTTTCGGTTCCGTTATCTTGTTTTGCTTTTTCTTTAGAAATTTCTAATACTTCAAAAAACGGAGCATTTTCTTCCGATAAAGAAATATCGCGGTTATCTGTCGTTATATCTCCATTTACTTTGTTATACCAAACTTTAAATAGATTTTGGGGTTTATATCCACCATTATAATTTTCTAATTTTCCAACTTTTGTGTTGTCGTCATATCAAGCTTTAAATCCTTGAATGTTTGAAAATCTTTTAGCTAATTCATCTCTTGTTCCATAGTGTATATGGAACTTATCTTTTATACCGTCATGATCGTTGCTAAATTCAACTGAAACTTTTTTAAAATTAGGAATTGTTATTGTTTTAACTTCTGATGTTTCTGGTTCGCTATAAGGAGATTCTGAATCTTTTAGGTGGTATTGAACTGATAACTCACCTTTTTTATCATCAGCCGTCACTGCAACTATTACAGGACTATAAACTTTATTAGAATTAACTGTTGGAATTGTTATTAACCCATTATTAACAAATCTTGATGACAATGTATTTCTACCTGAGTCGTGTTTATGAGTTCAATATAAATGTGAAGCAGTTACATTATTGTGTACATCGGCATCATTAACCTTTATCCCGCTTGCAACTGAATTTATTTCATTTTCGGTTGTGAGAGTAATGGTTTTAACATTTACACTTTCAACAGGACTTCCTTCACCTTCTTTACTTTTTAAAGTATAGAAAGGAGGTTTAACAACTTTGTAACCAATTGATATTGTATTGTTTGCTTCTTTTTTTGATGTTATAAATTTTACAGTGTATCTTTCAAGTGTTTTTTCTGATGCTATAGCATTCCCATTTACACTAAAAACTATGTTTGCATATTTTCTTAAATCTTCCAATTTTGTATTAGTGTCTATCTTAAATGATTCCGGTAATTTATTAAGTGTTTCTTTATTGTATAAATATACATCAAAAACAGAAGGCATCTTATTTGCTTTAAGCGAATAAGTTTTTCTTGTGGTTTGAACGTTATCTCTCATAAAAACTAATTCAAGACTAATTTCACCTTTGTCATCATTAAAATCTAATAAGTTTGTTGTATATGTCACATCCTTACTCAAATTATTAACAACAAAATATTTTGGATCTAATTTTGTCATTCCATCTGTAGTCATTTGACTTGGCAATAAATCTAAAGAGTTTAATATAACTTCAACTTTATTAACATCAAACACTTCAGTAACTTTAGGTGTAACCTTTGCAGGAGACAACACTGTTCAAGGCATACTTTCTTTTGGTTTAACAACAGGATCAACTGGTTTTACTGGTGGAGTAACTGGTTGACTTGGTGTAGGTGTTTCAGGTGTTTCAGGTGTTTCGGTTTTATTAACCTCATTTTTATCTTTTTCATTCTGGTTATTACATGAAATTGCAATAATAGAAAATGGGATAACTGACAAAGCAGTTAATCCTGCTAATAAAATTTTCTTTTTCATAATGTTCCTTTACGTTATAAGTTAATTTTGGTCTTTTCAAAGAAAAGAAATGGTGCCGACAACAGGACTTGAACCTGCGACCCCATCCTTACCATGGATGTGCTCTACCAGCTGAGCTATGACGGCGTATTTTTATTATACAATATTATTTAAAAAAATAGGTTATTATGTTTCCTAAAATGATTGAAAAAGTATAATGAATTGCCTTATATTTTCATTAATAGTATTTGGAATATGAAAATATAAGGCAATTAAAATAATTAATATAATTCAAACGTCTTAAATAAGCAAAAATAGTACACTAAGTAATTTTGATTTAGATATTAATAAAATAAAAAACAGTTGGACTTTAAAACCAACTATTTTTAAATTATTTGTTTTCTGCTTTGTTAAATTCATCAACCATTTTTTTGGCTTGCGAAAGTTCAAGACTGAAAAAACTTGTAACTCCTCTTTTTTGCATTGTTGCTCCAAAAAGGTTATCCATTCTTGACATTGAACCGTGACGGTGAGTAATAACAACAAATTGTGTTTTTTCTTTAAGTGCTTGTAAGTATTCTGCAAAACGAACAACATTTGCTTCATCAAGTGCGGCTTCAACTTCATCAAGAATACAAAGTGGAAGAGGTCTCGCTTTTAAAATACCAAATAGAAGTGAAATAGCAATAAGTGATTTTTCACCACCTGAGAAAAGTTTAAGGTTTTTTATACTTTTACCAGGAGGTTGAGCTTCAATAGAAATTCCGCTTTCAAGAATATTTTTAGGGTCAACAAAAGCAATTTTTGCATTTCCACCACCAAACATAGTTCTGAAAACATTATCAAATTCAATATTAACATCTTCAACTATGTTTGTAAGTTTAGTGGTAATAATTTTATCCATTTCAGCAATTGCACTTGTAATAGTTTCTTTTGCTTGATATAATTCTTCTTGGTTAGAAGAAAGCATGTTAAATCTCTCTTCTTTTTCTTTAAGTTCTTCAATACTTTCAAGATTAATGTGTCCAAGTGCAGAAATTTCATCTCTTGTTGTTTCTACAAATTCTCTAGCTTCATCAATTGAAATACTTAGTTTGTATTCTTTAATTGCATTTTCAACAGTAATTTTATAGTGACTTATTAATCTTTCTCTGCTTTGTTCAAAGTAAATTTTTGCACGCTCTTGCATAGCAATTTTCTTTGAAAATGAGCTATTTAAATCTCTAAGATTTTTTTCCAGATCGTTTTTAGAAATTGATAAGCTATTAATTTCAGCATTTAAGTTATCAAAAATTTCGTTTTTCGCTCTTAAATCAGCTGATGTTGCACGAAGTTGCGATTCAAGAATTTCAATGTTTTCAACATTTTTTCCTGATTCATTATCAAATTTTAATTCTTCTTTTGAGAGACTTGCAAATTTACTTTGTAATTCAGCAAATTTATTTTGAGTATTAACTCTTTTTTCTATTAAAGCAGAAAGTTCTTTTTGAATTTCTGAATTATATTGGTATATGTTTGATCTTTTTGATCTAAAATCAAGAATTTTATCTTCTTGTGCTTTAATTAATGAATTAAGTCCAGGAATAAGTTCTTTAATTTCTCTAATTTGGTCATCGCTTCCAATTAGGTTTTGACTTCTTTCCTTAGAACCCCCAACAATAATTCCACCAACTCTAACAACATCACCATCTTTGGTAACTACCATATATTTTTTATCAAGGATATTAGCAACCTTATTAGCTGTTTCAATATCTTCAACTACAATAATATTTCCTAAAAGGAATTTATTAAGAATTTCAAATTTCGGTTCAATATCAACTAATTCACTAGCAATTCCAATATACCCAGGTTGAGTTTGGATAACAAGCATATGATCATCTCTTATTGATTTTGCTTGGATTGACTTAAGAGGAATAAATGTTGCACGACCTGAATTATTTGATTTAAGGAAGTTAACTGCTTTTACAGCAACTTCTGAATCTTCAACAACAATGTGTTGTGTAGCGTTTGATAAAACCGTTTCAATAGCTGTCACATATTCAGGATTAACTTTTATCAAATCAGCAACAATTCCATGGTATCCTTTAAATAAACTCTTGTTTTCAACAATAGTTTTTGTTCCTTTAAAAAGATTGGTTTTATTTTCTTTTTGATCTTCTAAAATTTGAAGTTTAGTTTCAAGTTTAACTTTCTTTGTTTTTTTATCATTAATTTGAATTGTTAATTCGTTAATATTTTCATTTAATTCATTAACTTCTTTGGAGTAATGATTTGATTTATTTTTTAAAATTTCTTCTTCATCTTTAAAGTAAGAAATTTTATGT
Proteins encoded in this window:
- a CDS encoding AAA family ATPase encodes the protein MKLIKIEAHGFKSFADPVVLHFDGGVTGIVGPNGSGKSNINDAIKWVLGEQSSKELRGDNMHDVIFAGSKTVKALDKAEVTLTFDNRLGASSFPSEIITISRVLERGKGANQYYINGELCRHKDIKAIAMETGIGKSSLAIISQGTVADIAESTDEQRRAIFEEAAGVSKYKFRKLDAIKKLERTTDSLEKIGLVVSELEKQITPLRKQASKAKEYLEKTAQLKDVEIALLAHDIQQYDQQFKQLTNDLEGVEETKKDYTEKIENFELRLNKSIPLRDTLHKEITALMGKAKGINERLKDLEIIASKESHRQELIARGEIKVSSHEQIESLKSLLEQTSHKISYFKDEEEILKNKSNHYSKEVNELNENINELTIQINDKKTKKVKLETKLQILEDQKENKTNLFKGTKTIVENKSLFKGYHGIVADLIKVNPEYVTAIETVLSNATQHIVVEDSEVAVKAVNFLKSNNSGRATFIPLKSIQAKSIRDDHMLVIQTQPGYIGIASELVDIEPKFEILNKFLLGNIIVVEDIETANKVANILDKKYMVVTKDGDVVRVGGIIVGGSKERSQNLIGSDDQIREIKELIPGLNSLIKAQEDKILDFRSKRSNIYQYNSEIQKELSALIEKRVNTQNKFAELQSKFASLSKEELKFDNESGKNVENIEILESQLRATSADLRAKNEIFDNLNAEINSLSISKNDLEKNLRDLNSSFSKKIAMQERAKIYFEQSRERLISHYKITVENAIKEYKLSISIDEAREFVETTRDEISALGHINLESIEELKEKEERFNMLSSNQEELYQAKETITSAIAEMDKIITTKLTNIVEDVNIEFDNVFRTMFGGGNAKIAFVDPKNILESGISIEAQPPGKSIKNLKLFSGGEKSLIAISLLFGILKARPLPLCILDEVEAALDEANVVRFAEYLQALKEKTQFVVITHRHGSMSRMDNLFGATMQKRGVTSFFSLELSQAKKMVDEFNKAENK